Genomic DNA from Ruminococcus sp. OA3:
CGCTTGGAGACCAGGCACTTTTGCCCGCATTCGTGGATACCCATCAGCATTTTGCCAGTTTCGCCACCTTCCATGCAGGACTTAATGTCATGGACGCCGAGTCTAATCAGGAAATCGCGGCCATGATTGCCTCTTTTTCAAAAGTCTGTAAGAATAAGACGCTGATTGCATTCGGTGCATCCCCCTGTTCTGTCCGGGAGGGACGCCTTATCAGCAGGGCTGAACTGGATGAAGTCTGTCCCGACCAACCGATTATGGTAGTGAAATATGACGGACATGCCTGCATCATCAATTCCCTGCTGTTGAAAAAGCTTCAGAAGAAACTTGCAGGGCTGCGCGGTTATCATCCTGATACTGGCGAGATGAACCAGGAGGCTTTTTTTACCGTCTCCAACTACATCACGAGCTCTCTTTCCATTGTGGAGCTCGTGAAAAATATGCAGCGTGCAATGGACTATATGGCATCTGTCGGAATAGGCATGGTACATTCTGTCAGTGGCGTTGGTTTTCCGTTAAATCTTGATATTTCACTCGAAAAATGGATGGCTGCCAGCGCACTAAGCGGCTTCCAGCTGCGCATTTTTCCACAGTCCATGGACGTTCGTACGGCTCTGCGCCGAAAGCTGCCCCGGATCGGCGGATGTTTTTCCAATGCCCTGGACGGCTGCTTTGGTTCCCGGGATGCGGCATTGCTAAAACCTTATGAGGGCAGTAGTTCTAACGGTGTTTTGTACTACAGTGACGCTCAGGTCGCTGATTTTTGTAAGGCCGCTAACCGTGCCGGCCTGCAGATTGAACTCCATGCGATCGGTGACGCTGCATTCGACCAGGCTGCCCGGTCGATAAAAGCTGCACTGGATGATTTTCCCCGCAGGGATCATCGGCATGGAATCATCCACGCCTGCCTGCCGACAGATGAAGGTCTGGAAATCTGCAGGGAATACCAGATTCAGCTCCCCGTACAGACGGCATTCATCGACTGGAAACAGGAGCCGGATTCTTATCTGGAAAGCATTCTCGGCAGCAGAAGTTCCTCGCTGAATCCGCTGCAGACGATGTGGAACAAGGGTCTTATTCTCTCTGCGGGATCCGATGCTCCCTGCACTGCCCCCAATCCGATCGCCTGGATTCATAAAGCCTGCAATCATTCCAATCCCA
This window encodes:
- a CDS encoding amidohydrolase family protein, whose translation is MICYEGTIITCNEHNTIAGYLVEDGGKILYVGDTLPAQYQACRRIPLGDQALLPAFVDTHQHFASFATFHAGLNVMDAESNQEIAAMIASFSKVCKNKTLIAFGASPCSVREGRLISRAELDEVCPDQPIMVVKYDGHACIINSLLLKKLQKKLAGLRGYHPDTGEMNQEAFFTVSNYITSSLSIVELVKNMQRAMDYMASVGIGMVHSVSGVGFPLNLDISLEKWMAASALSGFQLRIFPQSMDVRTALRRKLPRIGGCFSNALDGCFGSRDAALLKPYEGSSSNGVLYYSDAQVADFCKAANRAGLQIELHAIGDAAFDQAARSIKAALDDFPRRDHRHGIIHACLPTDEGLEICREYQIQLPVQTAFIDWKQEPDSYLESILGSRSSSLNPLQTMWNKGLILSAGSDAPCTAPNPIAWIHKACNHSNPSQALTLNQALRMCTYNGAWATFDEKLRGSLEAGKLADMVLLSANPYEVPRERLLELQVRRLYLQGTPYRRQSRSAAGALLTGIFSRNVS